The Quercus robur chromosome 7, dhQueRobu3.1, whole genome shotgun sequence genome has a segment encoding these proteins:
- the LOC126692895 gene encoding nudix hydrolase 23, chloroplastic isoform X2: MLRAIQNLGCSSSGWLLWKPRTSTSACKTPSFRRFRACSESNPDAASASSSASVASQSSSFGNVRKISFCQWCGGTTKHEIPSGEEKMRAICTVCGKIAYQNPKMVVGCLIEHDNKVLLCKRKIQPSYGLWTLPAGYMEIGESAAEGAIRETWEEANAEVEGLSPFAQLDIPLIGQTYIIFLAKLKKPQFSPGPESSECQLFALNDIPFNSLAFSSMFVTLNLYIEDVKAGRPKFHYGTIKKRPGTSPSDIRAFTLDYHLQS, encoded by the exons ATGCTGAGAGCAATACAGAATTTGGGTTGTAGTTCATCTGGGTGGTTACTTTGGAAACCTCGTACCAGTACCAGTG CTTGCAAGACTCCTTCTTTCAGAAGATTTCGTGCTTGTTCCGAGTCAAACCCAGATGCAGCTTCCGCTTCTTCATCAGCATCGGTTGCTTCTCAGTCTTCTTCATTT GGAAATGTTCGTAAGATCAGTTTCTGTCAGTGGTGTGGTGGCACAACAAAGCACGAGATACCTTCTGGAGAGGAGAAGATGAGAGCTATTTGCACAGTTTGTGGGAAGATTGCCTATCAGAACCCAAAAATG GTTGTGGGTTGCCTCATTGAGCATGATAACAAGGTCCTACTTTGCAAGCGGAAGATTCAACCATCTTATGGTCTTTG GACTCTTCCTGCTGGTTACATGGAAATAGGGGAATCTGCTGCAGAAGGGGCAATCAGGGAAACCTGGGAAGAAGCAAATGCAGAAGTGGAAGGGCTGTCTCCTTTTGCTCAGTTGGATATTCCTCTTATTGGCCAA ACTTACATAATATTCTTGGCAAAGCTCAAGAAGCCCCAGTTCTCACCAGGTCCAGAATCGTCAGAATGCCAGCTTTTTGCCCTCAATGATATACCTTTTAATTCCCTGGCATTCTCATCAATGTTTGTTACCTTGAATTTG TATATTGAAGATGTTAAAGCTGGAAGACCAAAATTCCACTATGGTACAATCAAAAAGAG GCCTGGCACAAGTCCTTCTGATATTCGTGCTTTTACTCTTGATTATCATCTACAATCCTGA
- the LOC126692895 gene encoding nudix hydrolase 23, chloroplastic isoform X1, with product MLRAIQNLGCSSSGWLLWKPRTSTSGGFSFISVSTRPFSYSSFSSSSSTRAARTNNCSFLHEFSACKTPSFRRFRACSESNPDAASASSSASVASQSSSFGNVRKISFCQWCGGTTKHEIPSGEEKMRAICTVCGKIAYQNPKMVVGCLIEHDNKVLLCKRKIQPSYGLWTLPAGYMEIGESAAEGAIRETWEEANAEVEGLSPFAQLDIPLIGQTYIIFLAKLKKPQFSPGPESSECQLFALNDIPFNSLAFSSMFVTLNLYIEDVKAGRPKFHYGTIKKRPGTSPSDIRAFTLDYHLQS from the exons ATGCTGAGAGCAATACAGAATTTGGGTTGTAGTTCATCTGGGTGGTTACTTTGGAAACCTCGTACCAGTACCAGTGGTGGGTTCTCCTTCATTTCTGTCTCTACTAGACCATTTTCATATTCTTcattttcatcttcatcttctacaAGAGCAGCAAGAACAAACAACTGTTCGTTTTTGCATGAGTTTTCAGCTTGCAAGACTCCTTCTTTCAGAAGATTTCGTGCTTGTTCCGAGTCAAACCCAGATGCAGCTTCCGCTTCTTCATCAGCATCGGTTGCTTCTCAGTCTTCTTCATTT GGAAATGTTCGTAAGATCAGTTTCTGTCAGTGGTGTGGTGGCACAACAAAGCACGAGATACCTTCTGGAGAGGAGAAGATGAGAGCTATTTGCACAGTTTGTGGGAAGATTGCCTATCAGAACCCAAAAATG GTTGTGGGTTGCCTCATTGAGCATGATAACAAGGTCCTACTTTGCAAGCGGAAGATTCAACCATCTTATGGTCTTTG GACTCTTCCTGCTGGTTACATGGAAATAGGGGAATCTGCTGCAGAAGGGGCAATCAGGGAAACCTGGGAAGAAGCAAATGCAGAAGTGGAAGGGCTGTCTCCTTTTGCTCAGTTGGATATTCCTCTTATTGGCCAA ACTTACATAATATTCTTGGCAAAGCTCAAGAAGCCCCAGTTCTCACCAGGTCCAGAATCGTCAGAATGCCAGCTTTTTGCCCTCAATGATATACCTTTTAATTCCCTGGCATTCTCATCAATGTTTGTTACCTTGAATTTG TATATTGAAGATGTTAAAGCTGGAAGACCAAAATTCCACTATGGTACAATCAAAAAGAG GCCTGGCACAAGTCCTTCTGATATTCGTGCTTTTACTCTTGATTATCATCTACAATCCTGA